In Chloroflexota bacterium, the following are encoded in one genomic region:
- a CDS encoding cytochrome bc complex cytochrome b subunit, translating to MAQAQSVLPKTAAETFWNKLWRALDERLALHALAYPVPEYANTIPYTLGGITLVGFVVLFATGILLTQFYHPHPSEAHDSVVYIITQAPFGDFIRSIHFWTANLVVVTALLHMIRIYYTASFKRPREFNWLVGVGLLAITLGFAFTGTILKWDQEASEALSHNKEIGELLGVWGVWLSSEFTRSVPLLTRLYTTHITLLPFIFLGLVAVHLFLVKMLKISPKPTENARAGDDYPANQKTESPFGMSHFDMHLRRMIGFGLILFATVAVLSFFVSAPLGLKAVPGEEVTKPPWMFLWLYPLENVFGVPGILYGSIVFFGLLVLVPFLDRSPWLASSKRRGWLIAGALVLVILAALIVYAWFTVPVTHTTGG from the coding sequence ATGGCTCAAGCACAATCAGTTCTGCCGAAGACGGCAGCCGAAACGTTTTGGAACAAACTGTGGCGCGCGCTGGATGAACGGCTCGCGCTGCACGCACTCGCATATCCCGTGCCCGAATACGCCAACACCATTCCGTACACCCTCGGCGGGATTACGCTCGTTGGCTTTGTCGTCCTCTTTGCGACTGGCATTTTGCTCACCCAGTTCTACCATCCGCATCCCAGCGAGGCGCACGACAGCGTGGTGTACATCATCACGCAAGCGCCGTTCGGCGATTTTATTCGCAGCATCCATTTCTGGACGGCGAATCTCGTCGTCGTCACTGCGCTCTTGCACATGATACGCATTTACTACACCGCCTCCTTCAAGCGCCCGCGCGAATTCAACTGGCTCGTCGGCGTGGGCTTGCTCGCGATCACCTTGGGCTTTGCCTTCACGGGGACGATTCTCAAGTGGGATCAGGAAGCGAGTGAGGCGCTATCCCATAACAAGGAGATCGGTGAATTGCTCGGCGTGTGGGGTGTGTGGCTTTCATCCGAATTCACGCGCAGTGTCCCGCTCCTCACGCGGCTCTATACGACGCACATCACGCTCTTGCCATTCATCTTCCTGGGTCTCGTCGCCGTGCATCTGTTTCTCGTCAAGATGCTCAAGATTTCGCCCAAGCCGACAGAGAACGCGCGCGCCGGCGACGATTATCCGGCGAATCAAAAGACTGAAAGTCCCTTTGGGATGAGTCACTTTGACATGCATCTGCGGCGAATGATTGGCTTTGGTTTGATTTTGTTTGCAACCGTCGCGGTACTCTCGTTCTTTGTCTCCGCGCCACTCGGACTCAAAGCTGTGCCGGGCGAAGAAGTGACCAAGCCCCCGTGGATGTTCTTGTGGCTTTATCCGCTGGAAAATGTATTCGGCGTGCCAGGCATCTTGTACGGCAGCATTGTCTTCTTCGGATTACTCGTGCTCGTGCCATTCCTGGATCGCAGTCCCTGGCTCGCGTCGAGCAAACGACGCGGATGGCTGATCGCGGGCGCGCTCGTGCTCGTCATTCTCGCTGCGCTCATCGTGTACGCGTGGTTCACCGTACCGGTGACGCACACGACGGGAGGTTGA